In the Candidatus Bathyarchaeota archaeon A05DMB-5 genome, ACTCTGCCATTTTTGTTAACATAGTAAGTGTATTGCAGATTGTTCTCCATTGTTAGGACGTTACCGTTTACTGCTGCAACCCTGTTCCATTCGCTATGCGCATCATCCTTAATCTCAACAGGATATCCAACTTGAAATTTTGAGCCGTCCGCAACCGTAACGTTCTTTTGTCCAGCGGGCGGGTCTTGAGCCATTTTCGTGGCTATCACATAAAAGTAGGGGGCATAATGCATAATGAACTGGTAATAGGCTTCAGGAACATTTGCCAATTTTCATCTGAAAAAATAGCGTGAAGGCTTGCTTAAAACAAAATTTGAACATGTTAGTTTAGAAGTGCAGTGTGTGTGCATGGAAGACTTGCGGAATGCTTAGAAACTAAAATGTCTGTGAGGAATTTGTGTTTAATTTTGTTTGGAGAAAGATATTATAATATGGATTGTATGTCTTGAAGATTTTCCAATGTTACGATTTGCCAAAAGACTCTTTCAAGCGTTTTGCCTTTCATTTCCTTGAAGTAGGGAATTTCTGTTTGAGCAAGGTCTAAGAGTTTTTTCCTTAATTCGATAACGTCCTTTCCACTGATTTGATTGAGTTTTGCTGCAATGCTTTTGCACTGAGTAATAACTTTGGCAGCGTTAGATCCGCTTAATTTGTTTTCAATGCATTCGCTGATTAGCGTGGCAAGAAGCTTGATTTTCAGGGACTTAGAACTCCACCCGTAAAATGGGTTTCTTTGATTCTTGTTGACGAAGAATTGTTGGAATGCGTCTATGTTCTTTTTGATGCTTGTATCGCCGCCGCTTGTATCCACCAGCGAATATTTATCCATTGTTTTTATTACATCGTGAAGGGCTTCTGTTGGAGTGGTTTTCATGTTTCTAATGGAAGCCTCAAGTTTTGTGAGTGTCTTGACGGATTTAACCATATCGTTGATAGTATTCTTAGAAATTTCACATACTTCTAGGAGTGCGTCTATGTCGTAGATCTGTTTTGGATAATCTGCCTTAATCGTCATGCCTATGCTTTCTTCTGCAAGTGTAAGAAGCTTGTCGCCAATAAGGGTTCCAACCGTGAAACACTTCATTCTTTGGACGTCTACTGCAAAAGTCTGAACGTTATTAAGCACTATTGTAGGTAATCTAGGGCTTTTAAGGAAAATGTCAATTTTTATTTCCAGCTCTTTTCTTGATGGGTCTGTTTTGGAAGGAGATTTTGCAAAATAGGTTATGAGTGGAAGCTTAGGAGTAGGCTTCTTCGGTTTATGCAGCTCGAACTTAATGTTCCCTTCTAGGGATCGGCTTACTCTCTGAACAATTTCAGCGATGTCACTTTTACTTAAAGGAGT is a window encoding:
- a CDS encoding nucleotidyl transferase AbiEii/AbiGii toxin family protein yields the protein MSLIHDAKYFTQEEILERARKYEFPNPLAVEIFLWDCEIAAQLQEKCADMVLKGGAAAQLHLPLEKQRGSVDIDLATPLSKSDIAEIVQRVSRSLEGNIKFELHKPKKPTPKLPLITYFAKSPSKTDPSRKELEIKIDIFLKSPRLPTIVLNNVQTFAVDVQRMKCFTVGTLIGDKLLTLAEESIGMTIKADYPKQIYDIDALLEVCEISKNTINDMVKSVKTLTKLEASIRNMKTTPTEALHDVIKTMDKYSLVDTSGGDTSIKKNIDAFQQFFVNKNQRNPFYGWSSKSLKIKLLATLISECIENKLSGSNAAKVITQCKSIAAKLNQISGKDVIELRKKLLDLAQTEIPYFKEMKGKTLERVFWQIVTLENLQDIQSIL